In Patescibacteria group bacterium, the genomic window GAAGCTGTTTTATTATATTATTTTTGTCATTTTATTAATTTTTACTTTTACCAATCTTCTCTAATTCAATTATCTCACTAATTTCTTTTATTTGCTTTTCAATAATTTCTATAATGTTTTTTAAATTTTTAGTTTGATCATCTGTAAGAGGGTCAATACCCCCATTAGTAAGACCTTCAAGCTCTACTTTAACTTTAAATAAATCAGAGCGCTGTAAGGGTAGCAACTGATTTATTATAAACCTTAAATCCTTATCATCAACAGTCTTTTTCTTTTTTAATCTGCTAGTAACCAGAATTTTGTGTCTTTCCCAGGGAGGCGGAATTTTATAGCCAGTTTGTTTCATATTTTTTCTTCCCCTGCCCGCCGAAGTTTTAGCGGAGGCGGGCTCTGATGAGGGGTTAGTAGCCGACATCCTTACTATTTAAATTATCAATAAATTCACTTCCCTTATCTGTTATCTGCAAATAATCTGGATTAGATTTCATACCGCCGATTTTCACTCCAGCTGGAGTTTGTATCCATTTAATAAAACCTGCTTCGATTATTCTTTTCACTAATAAAATTAAGTATGAAGGAAATTGCATTGCTTGACCAGGCGGAATTCTATTTAACTCAAATAAAACATCAATTTCAAAAGCGCTGAACCTATCATATAAATATATGAGATTGCTTTTGTACATTCTCAAACTTTTTCTATCTATTTTTCCTTGTTCAGCTAATCTGTGACAATTTGGACAAAGCGCGATCAAATTACTGTATTCATGTTTTTTAACCTTACTCCATGGAACAATATGATGTATATCAACCACAATATTTCTGCATGTCGGAATTGCACATCTATGTCCTGCTTCAACTAAAACTTTTCTTTTTAGAT contains:
- a CDS encoding HNH endonuclease signature motif containing protein; this translates as MAKEENRTKIPANLKRKVLVEAGHRCAIPTCRNIVVDIHHIVPWSKVKKHEYSNLIALCPNCHRLAEQGKIDRKSLRMYKSNLIYLYDRFSAFEIDVLFELNRIPPGQAMQFPSYLILLVKRIIEAGFIKWIQTPAGVKIGGMKSNPDYLQITDKGSEFIDNLNSKDVGY